In the genome of Cervus elaphus chromosome 5, mCerEla1.1, whole genome shotgun sequence, the window AGACCAGATGAAAAGAGAGAGGCGTGAACACACATGCAGAAATGCCCGAAGAGGTGCGGGaggtgagagagaagagaaatttaAGAACCAAAAGGAAGGAAAGCACTCCCCCTGAAGCTGGGCCACGGCCACGTCTACTACCTGGAGAGGCTGTCCAGGGCCTGCGTGAAGCTGTCTGTCCCGGAGCCGTCCTCGGGGCTCTCCATCAGCGACATTGTGGCGAAGACCACATCGCTGGCCAGGAACTTGTGCTTGAAGCCAAAGTGGACGCTGAAAGTCTGGACACGCATGTCCTTCATGCTGCAGCGGGGCAAGCGATATGGCAGCCGTCTGTGTGTGCCCAGGGCAGCCTGCACTGGGCCAGCTCGTGGGCCAGCACCCCCGCACGACggccccccaccagcccccaaGGATTCTCACGGCATGGCCCGTCCGGTCAGAGAACGGATGGGACGGGAGGCCAGCACACCAGCCCCACAGCAGGGATGCCGAGTGCCCGGCACCAGGCCGTCAGCTCGTGGGGCACGGCAGGagctggctgtgtgtgtgcagagggCGGGGGcatcccagggcaccaggagCAGCCAGGCCCGTGCCCTCCAGCAGGGCCAGCAAACCCGCTGGGCACACCTTGCCTGAACCCGGCCCCAGTGGGATCCCAGGGTCCAGAGACAGGCCGGGTTGACTGCAAACGTCTGCATCTCAGCCCCAATTCTAGACTTATCAGGCACTTCAAGAGGTCCTAATTTTAACCCAAAGAGAAGGTCCCAATCATTTGCGTATTCTCATTTTCTGCATTGTTTTTAGAACGTGACTAAAGCTGAAACCCCTGACAAAGTTTAATCCATAAAAAtgtgagtttacccaaacttatttGCAGACTCTTCAATCATTTCCCGCAAATTCTCCTTCAAGGAGACATCCATGGACTGAAACTTCTGCTTCACCTGTTTCAGGGGGAGACTGGGGAGGGGGCCCTTGGTCACAGGAGGCGCGACCCCTGGATGCCACTCCAGCCTGGTCAGTCTAGAATGACCAGATACAGGGCTCCGCagaggagtgggggggggggccaCAGGGCAGGGCCTCAGGCACACTCACCCCACATCCGCGAGGAACTCCTGCAGCCGCTTCTGCCCGTGCAGGGACCAGAGCTTGAACCTGGCTGCCGTGTAGCACGTGTTGCACAGGCTGTCGTGGAGGGACCAATGCTGGTAGAGCACCAGGCGGAGGCTGGGCCCGTGTCAAGGAGCTTCGGCTGCACGGtgacctgcccccaccccgggaCCGCCACCTGCACCACCAGCTACCCCGGGGCCCTGGGGCTCCCTGATCTCAGCGTGACTCGACCCAGACAGAGAGTCTGGGAGGTGTGGACACACAGCGAGATCAAGGGGACCCTGTGGCCACACCTCAGCGGGAGTCTCCAGCTCTGGCCGGCCTAAGACAAGGGACGCTCCTGAACACGGCAGAGCCTGCGCCCACGGGGCCCTCCCAAGTCTCTGGTCCCGGGGATGTGGGCGGCAAGGATACTCGTACTCGAAGGAGATGCGCGCGCAGTCCACGGAGAGCGCGTGCTCCTCATCCTCGTGCCGGTGGCTGTGCCGGGACACATGCCGCTGCAGCACGCCCACGTCGGTCACGTACTTCACCCTGGAGGACAGCACGCCTGGGCTCGCCGCCGCCACAGAGCAAAAAGGTGCCCCCCCGCCCCTGCTGCTGAGTGTCCACACATGACTGGACCCAGGCCCACGGCAGCCCCTCCTCAAAGGGCCCCGCAGGGACGCGGGCCCCCAGCCCCTATAGCAAACCCCCTGCGGCCAACCTCGGGCAGCCCAAGGGCGTGCCCTTACTGGGTGATTTTGTCTTGCACCCACTGGTCCGTGAGTCCAACGATGGCCCACCTGGAGGGAGAGGACGCTGCCGTGAACGGGCGGGCGGCACTCGCGGGCACCTCCGGCCAGTGGGGTCTGACCCAGACGCTCCACTGCACCAGGCCCCCAGCAGACCCGGAGGCAGCCCACGGGCACTCCTGTCCCAGAACTCACCACCTGCCAGGGCTGCAAAGGCGCCAGGTGGCAAGTGGCCTTGCTCAAACCTCACACTCAAGTTTGCTGGGCAGCAAGGCAGTGGTCAGCTGGGAAGGGCTGACGGCCCAGGCCCCACCCCGGGACCCTCTGTGCCCGTGATGCGCCCCTGTCCCCCTCCCACAAGTCAGGATGGGAAGAGCCGCAGTCAGGATGGGAACCAGGCCCCCGCACAAGTGCAGGATGGGGCCGCAGCTGACACTGGCGGGGGCCCAGCTGCTCAGAGGGGCCCACGCACCACAGCATGTCGCTCAGGTCCTTGGACATCAGCCACGCCAGGTCGAACATCACCATGGCCGCCTACGAGAGAGACGGGCCTGAGGCCGGCGGTCCTGCTCAGGGCAGGGCCCGGCCCGCactgcctgggccccagggtcCCGCGTGGAATCGGGGTTGGGGAGAAGGGTCCAATCGGAAGCCCTAAACCCCATCTGCCCCGAGACTCCAAGCCTCCTTCAGCAGCTCAGAGGCTGGCCCCCAAGGGAGCGTCCGGCATCTGAGGGGCCAGGCGTCCGTCCCCACCCAGACCGCCCACCTGCCTGCGCCTCAGCACCCTCCGCTTGCTGGAACAGAAGGACCATCCTCCAGAGGCCAGCAGGGCCCCGACCACACAGGGCTCTGGAAACATGGGCTCAGAGTCAGGGACCCAGGACCAGACCCTAAGACTAGACACAGCATGCTTCACTGGAGACCTGTTTTCTGGGGTGCCTCAAGGTCCCGAGCTGTGCTCAGCGACCCCAAGCTGACACGATGTGTCTTCTGCACGAAATTCGCCCCAGGACACACAGACGCTGATGGGCCTATGAGAGTCGAGTTCCAGCCCCCTGCACAGACTATCAGGCCCGTTCAGTGTTTCTCACGATGAACAGAAGTTAACAGCTGCTGTTCCCTTGGGCACCCCTGGCCTGAGGGACCTTTCACCCAAGAGAGGCCCAGAGGCTCACCCCTCCCCAGCCACACAGAGGGGGCTGCGGGGCTGGGAGCGACCCCCAAACCCGCGTGCCGTCCTCCTCCTGCATTAAGACAGTGGCTCTCAGAGCGCGGACAGGACCACGACCACGCCCGCCTGTACCCACCGATGTCCCGTGATACTCGTACTGCTCGTAGTCAAAGAGGATGTCTTTCCTGTAAGGACACAAGACGCTGGGTCTCCACCGGGAAGCAGAACAGGAAGAAAACATTGGTGAAGATGCTAAAATCCGATGGCACCCAAGAAACATGATTTGCAGGGTGAAGAGGAAGTGTGGGTAACTTAGTttccttttcacactttttttcccTACGAGATATTTCACACAATTGCCATCTATCCAATTTGTGAGAGTTTGTAAACAGAAGTATCCATACTTAGAAACTATGACAGCAAAGGACCAAGGCATCACCCCTAATGGAGGGCGTGTTTGGGAGACCTGGGGCCCTGCTTGGCCCTCGCTGGACCAGAGGCGAAATGGAGGGGCCCAGAGCTGCTCCCAGCGCAGGGCCCACACACGCCATCCTGCAGGCGCTGGCCCAGAGGTGCTCAAGCAAGCCCGTGACCCTAACATGGAGAAGAGACGGGCATCGCTGACCTGCCTTCCCACCACTGGACGCATCCTCACCTCCGGGCCTCCCACTCTCTCCGCTGCCTTCTCTTCAGGGTTCGCTCTGCGATCTCCTGACCACGACAAAGAGAACAGAGGGCTGAGAGAGAGCCAGGAACTCAGCCCCTAGGCCAGGAGGGTTCTGACCCAACGGGAGGCCAGCAGGCGGGCGGGGCACCGCAGGGGCCTCGGTGGCAACGGCAGTGTCGCATGTCCTATTTCAGTGGCTGTGGTAGGTCCCCGTTGGGGACATGGGCAAAGCACATACGTGCTTTCAACTTGTTTCTGACACCTGCGTGTGGATCTGCAGTGATGTCAGAACCAGGTTCAAAAGGCAAGTGACGGTCCTGACGAGGGACCTTCTGGAGGGTGATGGAATGCCTCCCTATTACGTGACTTCATACCTCTGTCACATCTCACGGAACTGTACACCTGGGAAGGTTATTATGTAGAAGGTGTACCTTAGGGAAGCTGAATAGCAACACCCCCAGGTCTTGTCAGTAGTCCAGCAAAGACTTCTCTGACCTTCCCCACAGTGCCGAGTGGTGTCCTGTACCCTGCCCTCATGCCTGTGGGACTCCTAGGCTGGTCAGAAGGGCTCAAAcagctcaataaaaaaaaaacaaataaaccaaccTAATCAAAAAACGGGCAGGGGATCCAAACAGACATTCTGCCCAGAGTCAGCGCCCACACCTGCTGTCTCCCAGCTCTGCctgggcccccaggctctgggctgaGCCTTGACCTTTGGGAGTGACCAGCTCCTCAAGACTGTAGTGAagggcccaaacccacctcctctAGCCGTGTGCGCTTCTCAGAGGGCTCTGAGCCCTCATCGCTTTCATTTCCCGAATGTTCTTCATCCTCCTCTTCATCCCGGAAGATGTCTTCATAAGCCGGAACTTCAAGGTCATCATCTTGTTTAATGAGCAGTTTGATCTACAATTAATACAGAAAGCCATCAACCTCCCCTCTCCTTGATGGAAAACTATCCATCACACGTTTTCTCTCCCAGAATCTTATCTCCCGAACCTGCACCCCACTCAGTGCACAGAAGTACGGAACCTGCAGACGGAACGACTACACAGTCACTTAGGTCTGGATAAAACGCTCCCTCTTAGGCCCACACTTAGCCAACAAAACGAACACCTTGCACCTCAGCCTCCGACCAAGGGCACAGAGACCCGTGACCTCGCAGTGAGCAAAACTCCTGTCCCTAAAAGAGGTCCTTGGTGAGAGGGTTTCAGGGATGAGGCTACTGGGGGTGCGTACCCACAGGCAGCTCAGAGAGCTCATGTGAGATGGCACATGGCCCCACACGACCGTCCTGGACCTCACACCACCCAGGTAGCCAGGGAGCGTCCTGCCCCATTTAGAGAGCAGGTGCCTCTCAGGTCCCCTGACAGTCAATAAAGCCGGCTGGCCTGAGTTCAGAGTGCAGACTTGGAGCAGGTTCCAGACCCTGTGCCTCCTGGGTCAAGCGAATTCCACACATGCCTTCTGAGCACCTCCGAGGGGAGGTGACATGTTTCTCATCAAAGATGGACAAGACCAGGCCCTGTTCTCAAGCTGCTCCAGCTCCTATAGGCAAGGTGGACACATGCCTTGCCAAGAACACCAGGCCTGACGCtatggcataaaaacagacagatGGGAGAGCTCGGGGTGTCTGGCCTACCTGGGTGTCGTTGTACACGTTCACGACATTGACTGGCCTGTGAGTGTCACACACGAAAAACACGGCCTCTTCATCGGGTTGAAGGATATCCAGCAGATCCACGTTGGCGCCACAGTTTATGAGGACAAAATAGCGGAACTGGACAAAGGAGAGGGACGCGGTGAGTTAGTGCACAGGGGAGGCCATCTGCTTTCAGCACCAGGCCTGAGTCCTGCAGGGGCTCGTCCAGCCTGATGCAGGGCAAGGCCCTGCTAGCGAGGGGCTCCAGACGTGGCCACAGCTGGCATGTGCAGAGGGCCTTAACAACCCCACGCACAAGTTCATTTTCAGGATGACACCGTGAGGCAGGTGCCATGACTGTCCTGCCCACGAGGAGTAGGCAAAGGCCGAATCTCTTCTGGCCTCAGGCGTGTCCACATCAGATGTGGACAGACCTAGAGTTCAAATGCATAGTGGGGTCTCTCCCGACCTGTCACTCACTCTTCTGTGACAGACTCCTCTCTGTGCTAGCAGCACTGCACCAGGTCAGATTCCAGCAAGTCTGAGGTAGCTCGCATTTAACAAGTACCTGAATAttacgtggggcttccctggtggctcagaatgtaaagagtctgactgacaatgcaggagacccaggttcaatccctgagtcaggaagatcccctggagagggaaatggcaacccactccagtattcttgcctagaaatcccatggaatgaggagcccggcgggctacagtccatggggttgcaaagagttggacacgctgagcaactaacactaaacATTAAGTAAAGCTTTTTGTTACATCCTATCGCTACAGAAAACTCTGTCCTTGTAAATACTGATCTGGCGTAGGTCCCTCTCATGATGACAGGAGCACCAGGTGAGGACTTGTCTCTGCCAGACGGTCCTCGTTGAGGCCAGAAACTCTGGGACCCTCTTCCAGACAGCAGCCCCTCCCCGGGGGACGGTGGGGTCTCAGACGTCCTGTCTCTCATCATAGCTCCATGCAGAGCTGAGAAAATACCTGGTCTCTATTGCCTAAATTCTAAAGGGAGAAAGTATGTTCCTGAACTTCCAGTTGGAAACTGGGATATACttcttggaaaaataaatgtgaaataatgGTCCAAAGTAAAGTAATTTTAACCAAGCTGTATCAGAAACAACCTTCCAAATTCCAAGCACCTGAAAGTGAAATGTGTCTAAACACAGGTTCAAAGCTAGAGATTGTCCATATTCACTATCTTGTTTTTGTTGTAATTTTGTCTCTGCGATTGGAGGGTAAGTCACCCACACATAGAGCTCACTTTTCTCTTCTGTGTAGTCTAAGAAAGTCGACAGTTAGAAATACACACAAGCCGTTGTAGAAATatcgagttctttaccaccagcaccacttgggaagccccatcatagaaacagaaagaatgCTCAGTGTTAAGAAGTTGCAGATGAGAGATAAAGCCCAATATTCTCAAATGCATCTCTCATACCTGTTCTTTATGCTCTAGAAATGCAGTTTCAAGTTCTTGCCACCCAGAAACTGGAACCAGTGTATACTGCACGTGGTCACACTGGAACAGGGCCTGGACAGAGAGTATATTCAAAACCTATTATATTTAGGTCTGCAATCCATCttgaaatgcacattaaaagaaaaaaaaagatggactgAGAGACAACAGATGCTAACGTAAGGTTAGTGAAATGTTAACATCAGTGAGGAAGTAATGGGAACATGAATGTTCACTGAACCATACTTTAGCTTTGCTGAACATCACCAAAGGAAAACACTGCTGAAAAACTTGGTATTTCTAGGTTTTTGGTGAGTAGTTCCTGACCCAAGCTCATGTAAACCTTGCTTGTGTGGCTGCATGCTCATTTAGtcctgactctttgaaaccccatggactgtagcctgctaggctccatgaggttctccaggcaagaatactggagtgggttgccatttcctgctccagggaattttcctgacccaggaattaaacccacatctccagcattgcaggtggattctttactgctgagttatcagggaagccctgaaccaTATTTAAAATCGAACAACAACGATCTTTCcttagcaccgaagaattgatgccttcaaactctggtgctggagaaggctcttgagagtcccttggacagcaagatcaaaccaatcaatcctaaaggaaatcaaccctgaatattcactggaaggactgatgctgaagtgccaatattttggccacctgatgagaagagctgactcattggtaaagaccctgatgctgggcaagatctaaggcaggagaaggggatacaggatcagatggttggatggcatcactgactcactggacatgactttgagtaaactctggaaaatggtaaaggacagggaagcctggtgtgctgcagtccatagggtcacaaagagtcggacacgactgagcgacggaacaacAACGCTCTTTCCTGTTAGGTTAAGGAGTCAGTATCTCCAGAATCCCTGATGAGACCCCAGTGCCCTCGGCTGTCATATTCCTCTGCCTCGAACCCCAACGGCGAGAAGGCGCCACAGGTCTACCGATGTCTCCAACGCAGCCGTCCTGTGCCCACCTTGTGGCCTTTTGCCGGCTTCTCCTCTAACCCACCTAATGCAGTCCCTCCCAGGGCGCAACCTGGCGGGAGTCCCCGCCCCAGGCCAAGCTCCTGTCCCGCTCCTCCCCTCGCGCCTGCCCCCGGTCCCCCGCCGGCCCGGCCAGCGGGCCTCACCTGAAGGATCTTGCAAGCGCACAGAGCGTCCACGTCCGAGGCCACGAAGAGAAGGACCCTCTGTCGGGGGGAGAGTTGGCTGAGAGCGGCCCCGCGAACCCcggcccctcctgcccccacgGTTGCGCGCCCTCGTCCCTTCCCCAGTCTCGGAGCCCAGGAAGGGCTCACCTGGCTCTGGACCACCTCGTAAAACTCCTTGCGGAAGTCGGACACGAACATGACCGCGGCGCCTGGACACCCCGGGATGGGACTCTGCGAGCCTGGCGGCGGTCTAGACTCCCGCCAAGTCCGGGCTCTCCCGATTACCCCGGGGCCAGCCAATCGCGACTCGGGTCCCCGCCTCTCCACTTTTCTGATTGGCCCGCGCTGGGAGCGACACTTAAGCACCGCCATTCACTGCAGGACTACTCCGGCCCACCCCTAGAGGAGCGTCCTCCACAGGCTGCACGCACTGCGGGTCGCGCAAGTCCTATGCGACTCCGTTTCTCCAGACACCCTACGCTCCGTACACTTTACTTTGGGGGGGGGAAAAatgcccactcccctcccctccccccaactgGGATCTCCAGGTTAAAGAAACCTCGCCATAAATTAAATTCATGTACACTTCAggaattctctggagaaggaaatggcaacccactcgagtactcttgcctgggaaattccatggacgtaggagcctggcgggctacagtccttggggtggcaaagagtcggacacgactaagcgacttcactttcactacactTCACTTCAGGAATTCTCAGgtgcctcagtgataaagaacccgcctgccaagcaggagatgcagcttcgagCCCTTTgtcgggaagctcccctagagagggaaatggcagcccattccagtatccttgcctggagaaccccatggaccgaggagcctggcgggctgcagcccatgggggtcgCAACTCAACAGCACGTCAGAAGAGGGCGTCAGTTTAGGATGTCAAGGGGCTCGGCCTAGTTCCAGAGCGGAAGTGTGGCCTACTTCCGCCCGCGTCCTCGGCGGCCTCAGTAGAGGCTGGGAGTTCCGCCTGCATGCTGGGTAGTGTAGGCAGTAAGAGGAGTGGGCCCCACCCCCCCTCAATTAGTCAAGAAGGGACACTGTCAAACTAATTTGAAATAACCGCGGAAAGTGCTCTAGGGTGAATACGTTAGATAGGTGTATCTGAACGCTCGCGCCGAAGGGGGTTTTTGATCCTCGCGCTTCAGCCGCTCTTGCTTTCGCAGCGTTCCGAAGCTCGCGCCTCTCCCGGAAGTGCTTTTCCGTCAGTTCCGGTGAGTCCCAGGCTTCCGGGGCAAAGCGGCTGAGGCGGCTGTAGTGGCCGCTGTGAGGGGGCGTCGGCGGCTCCCACCAGCAACGTTTTCCGTCAGAGAGCTCTTGCGAGGCTAGGCGGAGGCGTCCACTATGGTGAGTGGCCGAGCGGGCAGGGCCGGCCGGGGCGGGCGGACGTGGAGGCCGCAGAGGTGCCGAGTCACCTGGCCTGAGTCCGCCGGCGTCTGGGACTGAGCGCAGTCTCGCGGGTGTAGACCCGTGTCGGCTTCCAGCGGACAAGCGCTGGATCGATTTGGGGGCTGTCGGCGTGAGAGGAGAGCGCTCGGGCCTTGCCGCCCCAGCGCCCGGGACAGCGCGGCTCCGAGACCCCTCGTTCATTGCGCCCGGAGCGGGCGTCGTGGTCGTAGCGTCGGCTCGGGAACGCACGGTTTAGGGAGGCGCGCTGTGTCGGCCACAGACGCTAGGCCTTTAGTACTGGAAGCTGGTCTGCCTGCTGAGCTGTGTGAGCACCGTGCCGGCCGTTTTATCGCCTCCGAGTGTGTCAGTGTTGGGATCCCTCCTCCCAACCCCGGAACACTGCCGGGCGCTGCGCAGTGTGCCTGTCTTGGAGGGCAGCGGGGCGGGGACAGGTTGGTGTCCATGCTCAGGGCTTGGTGTCCATTCCCTGTTTCGTGCTGGGAAGAGAACGCAGGGCTTCGATGGAGAGGGTGGTGAGGTGTGGTGAGGAGGCCCCCAGTCCACTCCCTCCGTTCATCCCAAACGCTGTGTGTTTGCTAGGCTTCTGGCTCAGATTTTGTCCAGTGGAGAGTCTTGCCTAGAAGAAGGAGAGACACGGTTTAGAAAACTCCCTTGTGGCTCTGCAGGGAGTGGAGAACTGTCAGTTTTAAGCAGGAGTTGTGTTTGCTGTCTGTGGAAGACAGCTAGCCCAGCTTGCTCGTTCTGGAATTGCTAGTAAGCTATGTTATCAGTACCGGACTTTGCTTTTTAACAGTGTGTGCTTAGAAGACATGCCAAGATATGCAGTCTTGTTAAGGTTTTTATTTAACTTGTAAACAACCATATGTCGTAAATTTAGCACTTTAGCCATCTTTAAGTGTACAACTTGTTGGTGTAGTGTATATTCATGATGTGTAGTGGATGTCCAGAACTTTTTGGTCTTGAAAAGTTGAAAGTCTGTCCCTGTGAAACACTTGCCTCTCCTGCCAACCCCTGGCAGCCACCTTTCTTCTTGTGTCTGAACTTGATTGCCTTAAGTATCTCCTATAAGGGGAATCCTACAGTGTTTGTCCTTCCCCGTCTGGCTTATTTGAGCACAGTGTCCTCAGAGTTCATTATCATTGTCACACGTGTTGGAATTTCCTCCCTTTTGGGGGCGAAACaatgttccattgtgtgaatGGATCAcgttttctttatttattggtCTGTTGGTGGGTACTGGGATAGCTCCCAgcccttggctattgtgaagagCACTGCTGTGAATGTGAGAGCACGTCTGTATTTTCAGAGCCTAGTTCCAACCCCTTTGAGCAGATATCCTGTTGTGCAGGTTCATATCCCTCCTCTCCGGCACCTCACGGTAGTCGCAGCACTCTGAGCGCCCTGGGTTGCTGGGCGGCATGTTCTGACCCCCCTGCAACCTGCACTTTGAGAGCTGGGATCTTACGCTTGTGGTGGCACTGTGTCTAGGCTCCACCTATGTACGGGGGGGAGGGGTGTGGCGTGATGGAGCGCCCCGTGGTAGGGGTGTGAGCCCTGGGCctggctggagcagaggaggTCCAGAGAAGGGTTAGGGTGGTTCTGGAagccagggggagggggagggctccTGGCTTCTGGTCTTTGCAGAGAGAGCTTTCCTATCATCCTCTTAAAAcagtgttcccggagctctcgG includes:
- the CDC45 gene encoding cell division control protein 45 homolog isoform X5, giving the protein MGCSPPGSSVHGVLQRVLLFVASDVDALCACKILQALFQCDHVQYTLVPVSGWQELETAFLEHKEQFRYFVLINCGANVDLLDILQPDEEAVFFVCDTHRPVNVVNVYNDTQIKLLIKQDDDLEVPAYEDIFRDEEEDEEHSGNESDEGSEPSEKRTRLEEEIAERTLKRRQRREWEARRKDILFDYEQYEYHGTSAAMVMFDLAWLMSKDLSDMLWWAIVGLTDQWVQDKITQVKYVTDVGVLQRHVSRHSHRHEDEEHALSVDCARISFEYDLRLVLYQHWSLHDSLCNTCYTAARFKLWSLHGQKRLQEFLADVGLPLKQVKQKFQSMDVSLKENLREMIEESANKFGMKDMRVQTFSVHFGFKHKFLASDVVFATMSLMESPEDGSGTDSFTQALDSLSRGNLDKLYRGLELAKQQLRATQQTIASCLCTNLVVSQGPFLYCSLTEGTPDVVLFSKPASLSLLSRHLLKSFVCSTKNRRCKLLPLVMAAPLSAEQGTVTMVGIPPETDSSDRKNFFGRAFEKAAEGTNSRALHNHFDLSVMELKAEDRSKFLDALVTLLS
- the CDC45 gene encoding cell division control protein 45 homolog isoform X4 — encoded protein: MAVLKCRSQRGPIRKVERRGPESRLAGPGVIGRARTWRESRPPPGSQSPIPGCPGAAVMFVSDFRKEFYEVVQSQRVLLFVASDVDALCACKILQFRYFVLINCGANVDLLDILQPDEEAVFFVCDTHRPVNVVNVYNDTQIKLLIKQDDDLEVPAYEDIFRDEEEDEEHSGNESDEGSEPSEKRTRLEEEIAERTLKRRQRREWEARRKDILFDYEQYEYHGTSAAMVMFDLAWLMSKDLSDMLWWAIVGLTDQWVQDKITQVKYVTDVGVLQRHVSRHSHRHEDEEHALSVDCARISFEYDLRLVLYQHWSLHDSLCNTCYTAARFKLWSLHGQKRLQEFLADVGLPLKQVKQKFQSMDVSLKENLREMIEESANKFGMKDMRVQTFSVHFGFKHKFLASDVVFATMSLMESPEDGSGTDSFTQALDSLSRGNLDKLYRGLELAKQQLRATQQTIASCLCTNLVVSQGPFLYCSLTEGTPDVVLFSKPASLSLLSRHLLKSFVCSTKNRRCKLLPLVMAAPLSAEQGTVTMVGIPPETDSSDRKNFFGRAFEKAAEGTNSRALHNHFDLSVMELKAEDRSKFLDALVTLLS
- the CDC45 gene encoding cell division control protein 45 homolog isoform X3 encodes the protein MAVLKCRSQRGPIRKVERRGPESRLAGPGVIGRARTWRESRPPPGSQSPIPGCPGAAVMFVSDFRKEFYEVVQSQRVLLFVASDVDALCACKILQALFQCDHVQYTLVPVSGWQELETAFLEHKEQFRYFVLINCGANVDLLDILQPDEEAVFFVCDTHRPVNVVNVYNDTQIKLLIKQDDDLEVPAYEDIFRDEEEDEEHSGNESDEGSEPSEKRTRLEEEIAERTLKRRQRREWEARRKDILFDYEQYEYHGTSAAMVMFDLAWLMSKDLSDMLWWAIVGLTDQWVQDKITQVKYVTDVGVLQRHVSRHSHRHEDEEHALSVDCARISFEYDLRLVLYQHWSLHDSLCNTCYTAARFKLWSLHGQKRLQEFLADVGLPLKQVKQKFQSMDVSLKENLREMIEESANKFGMKDMRVQTFSVHFGFKHKFLASDVVFATMSLMESPEDGSGTDSFTQALDSLSRGNLDKLYRGLELAKQQLRATQQTIASCLCTNLVVSQGPFLYCSLTETKNRRCKLLPLVMAAPLSAEQGTVTMVGIPPETDSSDRKNFFGRAFEKAAEGTNSRALHNHFDLSVMELKAEDRSKFLDALVTLLS
- the CDC45 gene encoding cell division control protein 45 homolog isoform X2 produces the protein MAVLKCRSQRGPIRKVERRGPESRLAGPGVIGRARTWRESRPPPGSQSPIPGCPGAAVMFVSDFRKEFYEVVQSQRVLLFVASDVDALCACKILQALFQCDHVQYTLVPVSGWQELETAFLEHKEQFRYFVLINCGANVDLLDILQPDEEAVFFVCDTHRPVNVVNVYNDTQIKLLIKQDDDLEVPAYEDIFRDEEEDEEHSGNESDEGSEPSEKRTRLEEEIAERTLKRRQRREWEARRKDILFDYEQYEYHGTSAAMVMFDLAWLMSKDLSDMLWVKYVTDVGVLQRHVSRHSHRHEDEEHALSVDCARISFEYDLRLVLYQHWSLHDSLCNTCYTAARFKLWSLHGQKRLQEFLADVGLPLKQVKQKFQSMDVSLKENLREMIEESANKFGMKDMRVQTFSVHFGFKHKFLASDVVFATMSLMESPEDGSGTDSFTQALDSLSRGNLDKLYRGLELAKQQLRATQQTIASCLCTNLVVSQGPFLYCSLTEGTPDVVLFSKPASLSLLSRHLLKSFVCSTKNRRCKLLPLVMAAPLSAEQGTVTMVGIPPETDSSDRKNFFGRAFEKAAEGTNSRALHNHFDLSVMELKAEDRSKFLDALVTLLS
- the CDC45 gene encoding cell division control protein 45 homolog isoform X1 translates to MAVLKCRSQRGPIRKVERRGPESRLAGPGVIGRARTWRESRPPPGSQSPIPGCPGAAVMFVSDFRKEFYEVVQSQRVLLFVASDVDALCACKILQALFQCDHVQYTLVPVSGWQELETAFLEHKEQFRYFVLINCGANVDLLDILQPDEEAVFFVCDTHRPVNVVNVYNDTQIKLLIKQDDDLEVPAYEDIFRDEEEDEEHSGNESDEGSEPSEKRTRLEEEIAERTLKRRQRREWEARRKDILFDYEQYEYHGTSAAMVMFDLAWLMSKDLSDMLWWAIVGLTDQWVQDKITQVKYVTDVGVLQRHVSRHSHRHEDEEHALSVDCARISFEYDLRLVLYQHWSLHDSLCNTCYTAARFKLWSLHGQKRLQEFLADVGLPLKQVKQKFQSMDVSLKENLREMIEESANKFGMKDMRVQTFSVHFGFKHKFLASDVVFATMSLMESPEDGSGTDSFTQALDSLSRGNLDKLYRGLELAKQQLRATQQTIASCLCTNLVVSQGPFLYCSLTEGTPDVVLFSKPASLSLLSRHLLKSFVCSTKNRRCKLLPLVMAAPLSAEQGTVTMVGIPPETDSSDRKNFFGRAFEKAAEGTNSRALHNHFDLSVMELKAEDRSKFLDALVTLLS